In Danio aesculapii chromosome 17, fDanAes4.1, whole genome shotgun sequence, the sequence CACATCAATGATCTGGCAGGGTTAGTACAATTGTGAAGTTTTATGACATCATCCATGCAAAAGCCAAGTGATCCTACATTTAGCATAAACTCCTTTGTGTTTCTAAAGGATCATCCAAAATGTCCTTGATCACAAGCCAAAGGTGCAATACTTTGTTGCAGTTGATGACTCTAAAAACACAATGGAGGATATCATAAAGGTGAgattacgcacacacacacacaatatgttttttgtttgtacaCAACAAATGTTTCTCATGCAAATAAATCTTCTTTAAGGCAATAACACTCATGCTCGGACCAGGAAAAACTCTGAAAGTTTCAAAAGAGGAGATTTATCTCATACAGAATCTGACGGTAGGAATTGGTGTCAATATTATTATCACCTACTTCAGAGAACATGATCAATAATTTAAGCTTTGGCTTTGtattgactgatttttttttcctctctcactTTCTTCAGCAAACAGAAATTGATTCTTTGCTTGTCAACCTTCCTATTGAAGCGCCGTATCTGAAGGACAAATTTAACATCCAGTGGGTGTCAGAAGCTGGTATGGTTGAAAACATTGAGCAGGTCATTGAAGAATACAAGGAGAGCAGGGGATTGCTGGTATGTTGCAATTCTCTAATAgtgttatatgtttttatttcatgtcCTTTTTTTGTTGAAAATTCACTAGTAGTGTACTTTGTTGGACTATTTGACTACATCCAAAGTTTCAAACAcccgtgtgtgtgtatgttttccaGCCCATTCGTATGTGCATTGTGGGACCACCTGCAGTTGGGAAGAGCACTGTAGCAGAGAAGATTTGCAAACATTACAATCTTCATCACATCAAACTTAAGGAGGCAATCGCTGAGGCCTTAGAAAACCTGGTTAGTATTATACAATAACCAGAATTTATTCAGAAATATCAAAGCATCCAATGTTGTTACTGACATCAAATTAAAATGATGAAAATTGTTTATATAcctagaaagcatattaaatggaTGTAATGATCCAAtgatcctttttttaaatatacagtatgggTAAAATTCAGCTATTCAGTATTAAAGATATATGttatattaacccttgtgtgtagTTGGGGATGTTtgcatccactctggggtgattttgaatcttaatttggccacaactttctctgtgtttcagcaaatagaatgatttttgatgacaaaacatattttgacacatattttggaagAATGCTTTGAAATTTTCAAAACTGCAACAATATACTCTTGAAAAATGtgctacccttttgttatgtttgtggctgtttttgccccattgacttccattataattccatcatataatcatgcattcttgattgttgctggttttctctgttgggaaAAGGTAAAGTTTGACAGTTTTACTGTGATTTTACCTCTttaccaccaacaatcaagaatgcatgattatatgctgtcatggctttgcaatgaagaaatgtcatcataacgaaagtcaatggagcaaaaacagccacgaacataacgaaagggtagtaaatttaaaCATTATGCAAGGGTTAAACAATTCTACAAATtatattagaaattattaaaagCATTCTTGCTGACAAATTGACAAAACCTAGTAATTTGAATGATAACAAAAGTTGCAAttataattaattgttattttgaGGTTGCACTGAtctttaaatgtagttttttaatATGCAATCAAATGATTCTTATGATGATGCTTATTTGAATCACTCAGGAGTTGTGTGTTCGTACGGAGGATGAAGAAAATGATCAGGATGACGCTCAGGAGTTTTTGGACACTCTGAAggaaaacatgaatgaaaacGGAGGTTGTATAATTGTAACTTTTTAGTTGTTATATTGAAATGATATAGATTTACTTCAGCCAGcacattggctcagtggttagtcgcctcacagcaagaaggttgctgtttcccagtactgggttgcagctagaagagcatccgctgcataaaacatatgctggaatagtggtggttcattccgctgtggtgacccctgataaataaggcaaaaagccaaaggaaaatgaatgaatgaatatttacttcatttattaattctttagGACGACTGGATGACCAATATGTGATTCGTATAATGAAGGACAAACTCAGAACTAAACCCTGTATGAACCAGGGCTTTGTTTTGGATGGTTTTCCGAAGACATGCGAGCAAGCGAAGGAGTTATTTACTGGTGAGAAGTTTTTTAGGTGATAtaataacaaatgaaaacatgattcTGATTAATAAACCATGAGATTTGATTTGCCACAcgattatttaaatattcaacaGGTGATGAAGAGCCGGAAGACTTGGAATCTAAACATGCGACAAAAATCATCCCAGGTCTggaatttattaatataaactatAATGCAGATTAGAAATGCATCTGTTCTCCATTATAATGATTAGCCTTAAGACTTCGAGATTTGAATCTTATAAAACTCATTTAACTTCAGTCATTCAaaagttttgcttttattttaggaAATCTCTCATGCTCACCAAgactaaatatatttcaaaaatgcTTAATATTCCTTAATATTGTTACAATTTAAATGTTGTaacagttttgtattttaaaacattttaagcagATATTACTCCAGGCTTCAGTGTCAAAATGAACCTTCAGAAGTTATATCTCTCTTATACAACAATCATTATAATTATGGTTCTAATATGATCTTTTAATATCACACACACAACCCATTTAAAAGATGTAACATGCTTTTATTTGACATTAATGAAACGGTCTTTCTATTTTTTATATCTATACTTTCTATATCATCTTTCTATTTTCTAGAGTTTGTGTTCTCTGTTAACGCCACGGATGATTTCCTGAAAACCCGTGTCCTGAATCTACCTGAAACTGTTGTAGAAGGAACTTCCTACATGCCTGAACAGTTCCTTCAGCGTTTAGCCAGATTCAGAGAGAGAAACTTAGAGGATGAGACGCCGCTGAACTACTTTGAGGATCTGGAGATTCATCCTGAACACTTGGGTAATGCTGAGGGGAGAAAACCAAATGACATTTGAAGCATAGTAATACTACAGTACATCTGATTCTCATATtctcaaaaaaattatgtttgctgtttgttccaactacatacagttgaagtcattagcccccctgtttatttttttccccaatttctgtgtagcggagagaatatttttttcaacacatttctaaacacaagagttttaataattcatttctaataactgatttattttatctttgccaaaatgacagtaaataatattttactagatatttttcaagatacttctatacagcttaaagtgacatttaaaggcttaactaggttaactagacaggttagggtaattaggcaatgtattgtataacgatggtttgttctgtatactagcaaaaaaatatagattaaagGAGCTAaaaattttgatcttaaaatggtttttaaaaaattaaaaactgcttttattctagccgaaataaaaacgaataagactttctccagaagaaaaaatattatactgtgacatactgtgaaaatttccttgctctgttaaacatcatttatgaaatatttaaaaaagaaaaaaaatcaaagggggctaataattctgacttcaactgtatatatgtatgtatatatatatatatatatatatatatatatatatatatatatatatatatatatatatatatatatatatagtgctgaaacaacacaattcttgagttttttggcaGGAAAAcgtaactgttttatgtttattctacttaaatctgtaaaaattaATGATAACTTAATTCcctaatgttgtcccaacacaagtcgaTTGTGTGGAACACTGCATTAGTTTTATAGTGCACATTTGTTTAATtaccatttatttaaatatattaaacaattatcatttgtttaattgtttattattttgttatctGACTTTTTTAATAGGAAAAATCCAGTTATTTCAATAGATATCCATGCAGTATGGGAAAAAAGGAAGATTTTTTGTTCACTCTTATAGTCAgcattttttgatgtttttttgtcattcatACCCAAGCATTTTTCACTGGCAATAACCTGAGCGAACATGATATGTTATATATATTCACTGCCAATAGCATCAAACCAAAAAAATTTGCCTAAAGATTTAGTCATGAGGCATTAAACATCAGCGTTAAGAGCAAGCAAAAAAAGACACATGAAAATGCCCCAttgttaaacaaaaaacaaaacattgattcAGATGTTTTGGGGggatttttctagatatttttttaactgATACCTTCAACTtatattgatttttgtttgtttgtgtaaatatTCTTCACAATAAATAATACTCCAATTAACGAGTGCAGTCACCTGAATATATTAAAGTGTGTCCCCTGTACACGCATTTTCCTTTCGTTTCAGAGATTACAAGCGATAATGACAATGAGTACCAGCTAATCATTGACAAGATTTGTAAAAAAGTGGGCAAACCAAGGAACTATGGGCCGATCTTAGAGGAGGTGGAGGAAGAAAAGCGCCGTCAAGTCAAAGAGCGGCTAAAGGAACAGGCAGAACAGAGGGCTGAAGAAGAGCAGCGAGAGGAGGAAGAAGCCCAACACAGGGATCAGCGCTGGGGAGAGTGGGTGAGAAACAACATTAATTTTTGTCTTTTCATGTTTTAGAACTGCAGAAAAATATGTTCAGTCAGaaaaatatgcttgtgtttatgtgATTTCGATGTGTGTTTTAAGAGCCAACATCTTGTTGAGGTGAAGAGACAAGAACTTGACCTGCTGGAATCTCAGTCAGAACCGCTCAGGGACTATCTGATGCAGGACGTGATGCCCACTCTCACACAGGGACTCATTGAATGCTGTAGATTACGTCCTGATGACCCCATAGATTTCCTGGTATGCCGGTTCTCCCAATAGGGGcttttgcaacagagaaataggTTCATAGTTCCTATAACTACTGCCGAAACTACCCACTTTTTGCATTTTTGCACCTTAAGAACTGGGAATGATTGTAGTTCTAGGaacacattttagttttattgtatgCTTTAGAGTTTCTACTGCTGTTATGAATACAACTTACAGCTTTGTCCTGGTGACTAGTTCCTATAACCCACAGGTGTCAAGCTTCATTCCAAAAAGGCCACAGATCTGCACAGATTAGTTTtgaaggtcctgtgaaattaaaataaaaaaattaagatgttagttttaaggatatctattagctaatgtgctccaaaacagtgacaaaattaatgtttagaaaatataaaatttatataaacatccaaagcttgcagtttgtcacttctgtctaaatggatcaacgatttttcTCAAGTcacctcatatttcagtttctcatcaaatcttgacaaatcaaatgctctctagcatctgacatgccccgccctcttcaagACGCTTCCcatttgcatttcatttgatgCGCGTGATCTCAACCACTAAAACGAAacattattggctgttttttataaaaggggaggagctagtcTGTCACACCCGCtcctcatgtttcagttgaaattacgt encodes:
- the ak7b gene encoding adenylate kinase 7, whose amino-acid sequence is MADKSEEKPQNSRRVFINNVDTYTSKNIARFLDLCVVGASLVFAGEADVEEEDDRLHDDQAEIKDRTFQIVGTVSSQTEEKCSFIAEQYSHHTKREELLHHLLKCDVIIYDVTQHADQIDEAQWAVSALHEEMDKFSAPKIFILVSTVLTWAMTKPADKDYPETPLTDSYYRRRKAHPNFYKHIRLEKHVVKLGKTKSSQFSTYVVASGLQYGMEEHVFHLFFKMSWMGEVSHVPIFGDGSNIIPTIHINDLAGIIQNVLDHKPKVQYFVAVDDSKNTMEDIIKAITLMLGPGKTLKVSKEEIYLIQNLTQTEIDSLLVNLPIEAPYLKDKFNIQWVSEAGMVENIEQVIEEYKESRGLLPIRMCIVGPPAVGKSTVAEKICKHYNLHHIKLKEAIAEALENLELCVRTEDEENDQDDAQEFLDTLKENMNENGGRLDDQYVIRIMKDKLRTKPCMNQGFVLDGFPKTCEQAKELFTGDEEPEDLESKHATKIIPEFVFSVNATDDFLKTRVLNLPETVVEGTSYMPEQFLQRLARFRERNLEDETPLNYFEDLEIHPEHLEITSDNDNEYQLIIDKICKKVGKPRNYGPILEEVEEEKRRQVKERLKEQAEQRAEEEQREEEEAQHRDQRWGEWSQHLVEVKRQELDLLESQSEPLRDYLMQDVMPTLTQGLIECCRLRPDDPIDFLAEYLLQNNPEA